CTCAATGTGCATACCCAACGTCACATTTGGAATAAATGGTCTACATCTTTTTTTTTCCAAAGATGATTACCTTAATTCATATTCCTATTAGCCATACACAAGGTAGTAACATAGTTACTACTGCATGATCTACATTATATTCATGACATAATAATATCCTCAACAAGCGTATGCAAATCAAATATGAATTAAGAAAGGTCTACACTGCTTTTGTTGACTACCTTGAAAATGTGTTAATACAAATTGCAAGCACAAGCGCCATCAGACTATGCCCCAATTATTAGAGGGCAACATGCCTATGGTGACTATCTCCAAAGTGTTATCATGAATACGGGGTATCCACTAGCGATACAAGAATAATCATATTTTCTATTTATTTTGCATTTTATTACAACACTACCATAGATATTTTAATTTATCTGCCTGAAGCTagttggaacaaagtgagtaaagAGTTTGATCTCTCGCTTTTCATGGTCATAATTATCCAACATGGTCAATGGATGTAAAGTTAAACTTATCATTCTATGGATTTCACAACAATAACCGATGCTCCTCATAAGAGAACATCAAACCTTACTAATTGGAACTATTTATTCTCGCCCTTCGTTGTTTCTTTATATTTTTTAGAAAAACTATTAGTAATTAGGAGTGCTTCAGCATTTGTCTTTGCATCTCAGGTATAGAAATGTTCGTTATCAATTTACAACAAAGCGCCTGTAGCTCAGTGGATAGAgcgtctgtttcctaagcagaaGGCCGTAGGttcgacccctacctggcgcgtttttattttgaaatttttatgtttttttgaaTTTTATTACTGCCATTTTAATACTGTTTCAGTGACTTCAATGAAGCTTTTTATTTGCACATTCCTTGccgttttttttttgaatttttatgtttttttgaatttttattaCTGCCATTTTAATACTGTTTCAGTGACTTCAATTAAGCTTTTTTATTTGCACATTCCTTGCCATTTAATACTGTTTCAGTGACTTCAATGAAGCTTTTTTATTTGCACATTCCTTGCCATTTAATACTGTTTCAGTGACTTCAATGAAGCTTTTTTATTTGCACATTCCTACCACACTACCACATCAGGACTTCGACTCGTTACTCGTGTCAGACTTTTTGTTCCCACTACTAGTACATTGGACTATGAATTTTCTGATAGCACTCTTGCTTCTGCAGAGATGATGAGCTTTTTGCCGTCCTTCTAAACAAGCGCCCAAGCTAGCAGGGCCTAGCTTTATTAAATGAATTCAACTGAATATCCATtgtttttatcaaaaaaaatatACCTATAGACCATGTTCctttctcttataattcgtacttttcagcttctttttttagccgaaacagtatttttctcttacaacaaatcagccggaacagtgttttagcttgttttttcaacgaagcgaatGGGCCATAGAGTATACATGCATATGTATTAGGAAATATCTTCCTCCGTATTCTTGGTCTATCATATTCCTCACTTCTATTTTTCTTCTTCCATTACTCACTTCGACTTTGAAAGAAAATTTCTTCCTCTATCCTTCAGTCTATCATTCCTTACTTCTACCCCTTCTTCTGTCACTAACTTTAACCCTTCTCAGTTTTGTGGTCCATCACTCACTCCCACCCCTCTCCTTCCATCTTTTGGCTCGTCATCGCTCAGTTAGTTTGAAGTCACAAAACATTTAAAGTCATGCTAGTCATGTGGTGGCATGGCCGGCCAAACCCGAGCCCATACATGTCGTGACTTTAATTTGGCACACACGTGTGGCTAGTCTTCACCTTTTAAAACTTACAACACATGTAGACAATAATTATATTCTAAGCTATATCAATTTCCCATACATGATTAGTTCTTTATTATAGCTAACATTTATTATGGATCTCAGGATTAAAAGTGGTAAATTTCTTTCGTGGTCTTATTTTTACCTCTATTAGTTCCGTCTATCCCTTTCTCCGTATCCCACAcctcaccaaccttcgctcattCGCATTATTCTCGCTTTCTTTCACCTTCTTCTTGCTTTCTTTCACGGGTGGCAAATGTAAACCCATAGCAAGAGTACGAGGCCCCATATATTTTATCCGCCTCCAACACGAGTCGGTTACAGTTTAGGGCTTGAAACCTTCACTTCTTGCTTTCTTTCATGAGTAGCAAATGTAGACCCATGGCAAGAGTATTGAGGCTCCATAATTTTTTTCCTTCTCCAACATGAGTTGATTACAGTTTAGAGCTACAAAACCTTTACTTCTCGCTTTCTTTCATGGTGGCAAATATTGACCCATGGCAGGAGTATGAGGACCCATGATAAAGGTATCCACAATGGATGAGAGAAGACAGAATATGAACTCACTAGCGAccgtttttttttctcaaatacgcaAAAGGTTTGCGTATCTTTGTATTAAGATGAGAAATAGAGTAATATAACAGCAACGCAGGCATACAACATCATTTTCGTCGACCAACTCAACCCCTCCCACGCAGAGGCCATGCAACAGCTATTCCCGGACCCGGCTAAGGCTGATCGAGCAAGGTGCCGTGCGAGCAGACATGCGTGAGCCCCCAATGTAGTCTAGGTTGTCTGATTAGCGAGTAATACCTCAAGTATTCTTGAAATGAACagcaggagctctgcctctcAATTAAGGTAGAATAAAAGGGAGTTTATGTACATATTTTAGTCCGATCAAAAGCGAAAGCAAAGGAAAAAAGAAGTGGCAAACACACAGAACCACAGCCCAGGTGCAGCTCCAGCACCGGCTTGCTAGTCCCCCCTTTCTAAAGCCCTTTTTCTTTGCTCAATGTCCTCCTTAATTCTCACAGCGACCTGTGAAGCCGATTCCTAGACATTATTGAAGATTCTTCGGTTTCTTTCCTTCCATAGATTCCAGCACGTGTAGATCACCAAGCCATTGAAATGCCTCCTTTCTTCTTTTGCGACCTTAGGCACAGTCTTCTCCCACCAAGCACTCAAGTGGATCGGGTCTTGGTCAGACTGCATCGGATGCGTGTCAAAGCGCTCCCAGGTTAGGACTTGGTTCCAATCCTTTTGCGGGTGGGCAGAGCATCTCTGTAATATCTTAAACTCACTAGCGACCGTTAAAGCAGTAGGCTCACACAAACTCTAAAGAACTTTAGACTCTTCGACACTCTCCTCTCTTTTATAATGTGTACAGCTGGTacgtttttttctttttatactCCCTTGCATCTCCACGTTGCGCGATTTCCTTGTTGCCGTTGATGACGCCCTTAGACTGTCGCCGATGACGGTTTCTCTTTCTCAGCCGCTACTTTGAGAAACGCAAGCGCATTTGGCAGTTTTGTTTTGGCATTAGAGCGTGTTTGGTTGGTTACCCAACAGTGCCAAAGCCTGCCACATCTCCGACGCCGCACTTTCGGTCAGTGTTTGATTGGTTTCTGAGTGGTTTCTAGAGTTACAGCGCCGCCGCAGTTTGCCGACACCAAGCAAGTCATTTTTTACACCAGAACTCGCCAAATCTCCGGCGGACAATTTGAGCACCAAACTTTCGGCCGGTCGCAGCCTCGGCGCGGCGTCCCTAGGCGTCGTCCAAACAAGCCCAGCTCCCATTCACAGGTCGGGGACACCGGCTTGTCAGCAACAGAACCAAGGGTGGATTCACCTGGTTTTATTCAGAAAATATCGAGCTGAAGGCGGTACCATAAGCAGGGCCTGCATCCACTGGGATGCATAGCACATAAAACATTATGTCCAGTATATACTATTGTAATAATAAAAACTCAGTATCTTACAtcatctagacatattattaccAATGCCGCTATGTTTAGAATGAAGAACTTCTCACATTTGATTCGATTCCAACATGGGTTTTTTTGTGCCCCTTCCATAGTTCAGTTTCACCGCTTTCCAAACAAGTACGAAAtggttctttttgcccctttttgtTTGTTCGGCGGCATAGATATCCATCCTCTTGTATACATTCCCTAGCTTACTGCCCACAACATCATCAGTAGGATGATCAAAGTCAAAACCTGATGTACCCTATTGTGTAATTACTATACTAgtatataaaaaacaaaaaaaacatattTATTTTCCTGACAGCTATTATCTAATCTAGATCAGAAGCTGATCGCTGCTGCGGAAGTTGCATGCTGGAGATGTCCTCTCGGGGCAAATGGCCCAGAGAGCATTCTGCTCCAGCACCTGCACTGCTACCGGACACTGCAAGCTCAGCATCGCTCTCCAGCAATGGCTGGGTGGACTTCCTGTTCCTCCGGAAGACGAGGTATAGGATCGCGACTATGTAGATCAGCATGCCCAGGAACCCAAAAATCCCAGAAAATACTTGTGATACGGTGGACAGCCCGCTGTGGAGGAGCAGTTTCACAAAGCTTGTTATCAGGAAGTAGGTGTTGATGACAACGATAAACGAGCCAATCACCCATGTCAGAACAGAAGTCTGCATTTGACAGTCAAGTTAGACGAATTAGTATGCAAATTCAGGGTTACTATTGCCAATTCTGTGACAAATCGACTTACGAATATTGAATTTGTATGCTGCCCCATCTTTGTTTTGCTACTGGTGAATTTAAGGAGTGGAACCAAAGCAAAAGGGAGTTCAAATGACAGTATCATCTGCACGTAACCGGGCAAGGCATTAGTAAACACATATGAAACTGAAAAACTTCATTGACATGAGTAATGAGGTTAAACATAATAGAACTGTTAAGTTTTTGAGGTATAATAGAGTATATAACAGTAAAGTTCACTGATTACCGATGCAATGATAATCAACTGGCCAGCTGCTGAAGAACCACCAATGATCGACACGATCAAACTTGGCAGAATAGCCAAGGACCTCGTGACAAAATTACGTATCCATGGTTTCATCCGAAGATCTAAAAACCCCTAGATTAGGTGAGTAAATGTTAGTCTAGCAAATGAAGTTTCATAAGTCTGAAATGCTTGGTTATTTACTTAGTTTTCCTTTAGGTTTAggcaaaaaataaaataattaaGATGATTCAAGGCATTTTTTGAGACAAGGGAAGACAATGAGCAGCGTATTGTGTTAAATAATGGTGGTGACCTATGCTTACCCCAGAACTGCCCATTTTTCTCTGCAATAAAACTGACCAAGAGAACCTTGGAGGTTGGACTGAAGCTCAGAAGCCCAAGCTTCTTCATGATGCAAATCTAAGAATTATGCACTAATTTGTTTTCTGTACTTCTCATATCTAACAGCTAGACAAACTAATGTTGCAAGCAAGCAAATGCTTGGTTACCTCTGATCAACATCAAAGGCCTCTCAAGTATTATGCATCATGAAATAGCTTGCCATTCAACTTGCAAGCTAGGACCGAAATAAGGTATAAGTTCCACAAACCTGCATGACATATTGTCCAGCATACGTCCCTGTAATTGTAGAACTCTGACCAGAGGCCAACAAGGCAACTGCAAACAACTTTGAGCTCCAGTTTCCAAGGACATTCTAAAAGAACAGTACAGAAAATGCAATGCCAAATCAGAATATTACAAAAAAGTATATATAGACTTCATAAAGAACATTTGAAAACTGAAGCATAAACTCTATGTAAAGCTATCTGCCTAGTTGGTGTCAGAATTGCTATTTGCCTATGGGTTGTTTTTATAGTTTCTGTCTTTCTTCCTTAATACTCTCCTGTACAGGTCCAGAAAAGAGAAATAACCCTAACTGAGTGAAAAATATAGAAGTTCTAGCACAAAAACAATCTATTTATGAATTTGACAATTATATGAAGACTGAAACTTCTTGACCAACCTTTAACAAAAATGAAGCCTTGTTTAGGTCCAGATTACTGCAGTTCGCCTGATCTTCTGGGTTCAAATGACCTGAACCACAGACAGCACCACTGACAGATATGATGGATATGTTGATGAGAAAAGCTACTGTAAGGGCGAATGCACTTTCAATAGTATAGAATCTGCATGCCTCCTGCAAGAGAGTGAATTGTTGGAAGTAAATAGATGTTTAATCATCTGAAAATAGGAATAACACATTAAGTCAGTATAAGGAGAATTAGAGGTTACCTTGATCCCATGAACCGACCGTGGCACTTTTCTTGATAATACTAATGCCGAGTGCAGAAAAAGATTATGCCTGCAATTTATGTAACAGATAAATGAAAAAAGGCCTTGTGTTAAAAAATTGAATGCTTCGGAACAGACAGATAGAGAAGAAGCTTACGGCATCACCATAGCACCAAGTAACGAGATAGCAAGACCAGTAGCTCCATTTCCTTTAAGTTCTGGAACAAAAAGGCCCCTCACAACTTCAGAAGCATTTGGTTTAGAATACCCGAGTTCAACTAAGAAACAAGTTGCTATTAGGAACACCAGAAATGCAATCAGAAATTCTAGCTTACGGACCTGCACCAAAAAAATCACAGTATGCAATATGAGGCACTCAAACAAGACATATATGAATGCTATCTGTTAACTAAAGTCATTGTATTGATGATCTTGTTATCTATACTTTATATGTTATTAAAGCTGCTTTAAATAGAATTTTGGTTTGATGTTTTTTATGGTATTGAAACTCTTAGCAAAGAGTAACTAATCGGAAATATTTAGAAATGTAATATGAAATTGTCTTACCCCATATTGCTGTAGTAATAAGAGCATTAGAGTGCTGAGTCCAGTTATTAGAACACCACACCAAACTGGGATTCTGAACAGCATGTTCAGAGCAAAAGCAGTTCCAATTACTACAAAGAGTAAAACGCTGCCTTAGCTGATAAGAAATTACAAGAGAATTCAACATAAAGCTAAAAGAATCAGTTGTGTGATCTGCCAGTTTGACAGACAATTTTCCAATTTATATCTAGTAAAGAATTAGTATCATGGCATCTGCAGTATTACTAAATGGCTGAATTGTAAAATCCACATAGCTCTGTGCTTAAATGAACAATAAAAAACACGCCAAAGCAACTGAAATGTATTTTCGATACCTTCAGGAATGTCACATGCAACAACAGCAAGTTCTGCAAGAATCCATAAGACGAAATTTGTGACCTTGGGATATTCAGCCCTGCAGTGCTCCGCAAGATGTTTCCCTGTCATCAGAGGAATTTCACAAACTATCAGCAATGCTCACAAGGAAGGATTGAAGGAAGCAACAAATTAACAAAGATAGGTACCACAAGGGTAAAAATACCAACCTGTCACAACCCCTAGCCTGGCTGCAAGTGATTGAATAATAAGAGCGGCGCAGGATGCAACAAGTATGATCCAAAGAAGCTGCAATTGAAGAATGCAATCATAATTCTTAGTTAGAGATAAGCATGACATAACTGAATGGAAGAAACTCGACCTAAAGGAGAGTTAGGATAGGCATACGgaaccaaaaaagaaaaaaaaaacgcacACACACAAGTGGAAACAAGAGAGAGAAGCAGCAGGCACCTCATATTTGTACTGTGCTCCAGCCTGTAGATCCGTCTCAACTGCAAAGACACGCCAAAAAAATTTGTCAAGAGTATATAAGAGATGGAAAGGAAATACTCAATGAAAATTGAAGAAAAGCAAATCCGTTTAATCCTACAGTTTCCAGGATCAATATATGCGATTGAGACGAGAAATCCAGGCCCTATGTATGAGAACAGGTTCTTCCAACTGTTTTCCTGTCGAAGTCGCAAATCAGGCAATAGTTAGATTCTCGTCATTCTGAAGCCATCAGATCCAGAGATACGAAAGTTAGTAAGAAATCTAAGTATATcattgtttcctattcacttgtTGACTATTTCCTCTATTTCTCAACAAAAAAGCTAATGTTCAGTTCTTCGTCCTTTCTGAGCTGTGGTACACCAGGTTTGAAACTTCAGATGGCACAAATCACGACAGCTTATTCAGATAGGATAGGAGGATTATCTCGAGAAAGGAAGAGTGGGATTAACAATTAAGCTTAAATGTTAGCTGTGATGGTGACATCTTGTTCTTTTCCAAAATCAAGCAAGG
The nucleotide sequence above comes from Miscanthus floridulus cultivar M001 chromosome 18, ASM1932011v1, whole genome shotgun sequence. Encoded proteins:
- the LOC136520049 gene encoding metal transporter Nramp3-like isoform X2, which encodes MSGPSQSQPQFMTSVGGSNRSNGPGTPLIESIDVDQIVIPEENSWKNLFSYIGPGFLVSIAYIDPGNFETDLQAGAQYKYELLWIILVASCAALIIQSLAARLGVVTGKHLAEHCRAEYPKVTNFVLWILAELAVVACDIPEVIGTAFALNMLFRIPVWCGVLITGLSTLMLLLLQQYGVRKLEFLIAFLVFLIATCFLVELGYSKPNASEVVRGLFVPELKGNGATGLAISLLGAMVMPHNLFLHSALVLSRKVPRSVHGIKEACRFYTIESAFALTVAFLINISIISVSGAVCGSGHLNPEDQANCSNLDLNKASFLLKNVLGNWSSKLFAVALLASGQSSTITGTYAGQYVMQGFLDLRMKPWIRNFVTRSLAILPSLIVSIIGGSSAAGQLIIIASMILSFELPFALVPLLKFTSSKTKMGQHTNSIFTSVLTWVIGSFIVVINTYFLITSFVKLLLHSGLSTVSQVFSGIFGFLGMLIYIVAILYLVFRRNRKSTQPLLESDAELAVSGSSAGAGAECSLGHLPREDISSMQLPQQRSASDLD
- the LOC136520049 gene encoding metal transporter Nramp3-like isoform X1; its protein translation is MAAVCTHARTQTFIWVASVVPGLPHSGESLAARPCDPGSSSFGHPEQLGSDFLGESDMSGPSQSQPQFMTSVGGSNRSNGPGTPLIESIDVDQIVIPEENSWKNLFSYIGPGFLVSIAYIDPGNFETDLQAGAQYKYELLWIILVASCAALIIQSLAARLGVVTGKHLAEHCRAEYPKVTNFVLWILAELAVVACDIPEVIGTAFALNMLFRIPVWCGVLITGLSTLMLLLLQQYGVRKLEFLIAFLVFLIATCFLVELGYSKPNASEVVRGLFVPELKGNGATGLAISLLGAMVMPHNLFLHSALVLSRKVPRSVHGIKEACRFYTIESAFALTVAFLINISIISVSGAVCGSGHLNPEDQANCSNLDLNKASFLLKNVLGNWSSKLFAVALLASGQSSTITGTYAGQYVMQGFLDLRMKPWIRNFVTRSLAILPSLIVSIIGGSSAAGQLIIIASMILSFELPFALVPLLKFTSSKTKMGQHTNSIFTSVLTWVIGSFIVVINTYFLITSFVKLLLHSGLSTVSQVFSGIFGFLGMLIYIVAILYLVFRRNRKSTQPLLESDAELAVSGSSAGAGAECSLGHLPREDISSMQLPQQRSASDLD